From one Paenibacillus sp. FSL K6-1330 genomic stretch:
- a CDS encoding RNA-directed DNA polymerase, translating to MKLNADSIKWAINHLQFEKDTDLFPSPKEINVFSDLKNKIVEKLKDYDITQHQFSPSRRFVIPKTELSYRTATQLDPMDSLLLAAVIYEYGHLIERRRRPKGEKTVFSYRFAPEGDGIFYSNENSWKEFWTSCLEKSKRKKYVVQMDISDFYNQIYHHTVENQLGESGLPNAIIKFIMRMLEDITKTVSRGIPIGPHSSHLLAEMTLIPIDDSLSIKGIDFCRYADDIYVFCDEEKEAQITVYHMAEILDKQQKLILQKQKTDIFKAKDFEEICKKMLNDNPLNENEDKMIKVLKKYTTGMYKGIDFKQLDLEDQKLFADYNINEVLDKYLNVHEPDFKKIRWLYRRLGQLGAPGGIEYTVQNINRLIPAISDVCHYLISATKNFNGDFLTFGDQVVTILEDDLIQANDYFYIAILNLFASNSDLNHLKKLLSLYKSSSPEAKRKIIFAAYEAGASTWIRELKELYSTLDPWSRRAMLIACKTLPEDERTHYLKHIKKTHSLSLSEELILEWSLNNKRYNMNQDDEYDYE from the coding sequence ATGAAGCTTAATGCAGATTCAATAAAATGGGCAATTAATCATTTACAGTTTGAAAAAGATACTGATTTATTTCCCAGTCCGAAAGAAATCAATGTATTTAGCGATCTCAAAAATAAAATTGTAGAAAAATTAAAGGACTATGACATAACACAACATCAGTTTAGTCCATCAAGAAGATTTGTTATTCCTAAAACTGAGTTATCGTATAGGACTGCAACTCAACTTGATCCTATGGACAGTCTTTTATTAGCAGCTGTTATTTATGAGTATGGTCATTTAATTGAAAGACGTCGGAGACCAAAAGGAGAAAAAACTGTGTTTAGTTATAGATTTGCTCCTGAAGGCGATGGAATCTTTTATAGTAATGAGAACTCGTGGAAGGAATTTTGGACTTCATGTTTAGAGAAAAGTAAGAGAAAAAAATACGTAGTTCAAATGGATATATCAGATTTTTACAATCAAATTTATCATCATACAGTTGAAAACCAACTGGGGGAATCTGGACTACCGAACGCAATAATTAAATTCATAATGCGTATGTTAGAGGACATAACAAAAACTGTTTCAAGAGGCATACCAATAGGACCTCACTCATCACATCTACTTGCTGAAATGACATTAATTCCAATCGACGATAGTTTATCTATAAAAGGGATTGATTTTTGCCGTTATGCAGATGATATCTATGTGTTTTGTGATGAAGAAAAAGAAGCACAAATAACCGTATATCATATGGCTGAAATATTGGATAAGCAACAAAAATTAATACTACAAAAACAAAAGACGGATATCTTTAAAGCAAAGGATTTTGAGGAAATATGCAAAAAGATGTTGAATGATAATCCTCTAAATGAGAACGAAGACAAAATGATTAAAGTTTTAAAAAAGTATACTACTGGTATGTATAAAGGAATAGACTTCAAACAGTTAGACCTAGAGGACCAAAAATTGTTTGCTGATTATAACATCAACGAAGTTCTTGATAAATATTTAAATGTACATGAGCCTGATTTTAAGAAGATAAGGTGGCTTTATAGAAGGCTTGGTCAATTGGGGGCTCCAGGTGGTATTGAATATACAGTACAAAATATTAATAGGCTAATTCCTGCTATTAGTGATGTATGCCACTATTTAATTTCGGCGACTAAAAATTTCAATGGAGATTTCCTTACATTTGGAGACCAGGTAGTAACAATACTTGAAGATGATCTTATACAAGCTAATGACTATTTTTATATAGCAATCTTAAACTTATTCGCAAGTAACTCTGATCTAAATCATTTAAAAAAATTATTATCATTGTATAAATCCTCGTCTCCTGAAGCTAAAAGGAAAATTATCTTCGCAGCTTATGAAGCAGGAGCATCCACTTGGATACGGGAGTTAAAAGAATTATATTCAACTTTAGACCCGTGGAGTCGAAGGGCTATGTTAATTGCATGCAAAACACTGCCTGAAGATGAAAGAACTCATTATTTAAAACACATAAAGAAGACGCACTCTTTGAGTTTGTCAGAAGAATTAATTTTGGAATGGTCACTTAATAATAAGAGATATAACATGAATCAAGATGATGAATATGATTATGAATAA
- a CDS encoding TVP38/TMEM64 family protein, giving the protein MPQLSRKTVMKILLGLLTILSIGLLVYYSPAIIKVMSSMDNFRAYIHSTGHWGPVMFILFQILQIVVAPIPGEVVQVAGGYIYGVTLGSFYTTVGLVLGSAIAFYFTRFIGRNFIARLLQKKDYKWMSFIHNEKKFSAFLFIFFVIPGLPKDMLVFVAALTSMSSLRFFTILLVGRLPWIIASAAVGSTIHMQQYSIAIIISVIAVIGFVLGYIYKDKLMNLFSKVEKSKGTSPSAKPKATPSLAKSRDLVTKKG; this is encoded by the coding sequence ATGCCACAACTTTCGAGAAAAACAGTTATGAAAATACTGTTGGGTCTGTTAACGATTTTGTCCATTGGTTTACTGGTCTATTATTCTCCTGCCATTATTAAAGTCATGTCGTCCATGGACAATTTCAGAGCGTATATTCATTCAACGGGACATTGGGGTCCGGTGATGTTTATTTTATTCCAGATACTTCAGATCGTGGTTGCGCCTATTCCGGGAGAAGTGGTACAGGTTGCAGGCGGATATATCTATGGGGTTACGCTTGGGTCATTCTATACTACAGTAGGCTTGGTATTGGGCTCAGCGATTGCTTTTTATTTCACTCGTTTTATCGGTCGCAATTTTATTGCGCGATTGCTGCAAAAGAAAGACTATAAGTGGATGTCGTTTATTCATAATGAGAAGAAGTTCTCTGCCTTTTTGTTTATCTTTTTCGTGATTCCCGGTTTGCCGAAAGACATGCTCGTATTTGTTGCCGCTCTTACATCCATGAGTTCTTTAAGATTTTTCACGATACTTCTGGTTGGTCGTCTGCCATGGATTATTGCCTCTGCCGCGGTAGGGTCCACAATTCATATGCAACAATACAGCATCGCCATTATCATATCGGTCATTGCCGTTATTGGTTTCGTACTCGGATATATCTATAAAGATAAATTGATGAACTTGTTCTCCAAAGTGGAGAAATCGAAAGGGACAAGTCCTTCTGCCAAACCCAAGGCAACCCCCAGCTTAGCAAAGAGTAGAGATTTGGTAACAAAAAAAGGATAA
- a CDS encoding cobalamin-independent methionine synthase II family protein — MTDKFQIVGSLLRPEELLKYKTQIEHRDDIQYPFYENFEGYAECETEAIKQVVKKEIEHNLSIITDGEFSKSMWHLDFVWGFGGTQRYIADHGYFFRDVDGTSKYETRKDIGLRITGKLSGKNHHFIKLFKQLQDTAGDQQTKLCVPSPSHIFGELSWSDNIGGTDAVYQNKQELKAGLVSAYKEFVEEFAAAGGKILQFDDCLWELFADDNPNSPFTGEHINQAEVQGLATEFIDINNTVIDFGHSLGLKMWTHNCRGNYDSRNMGGGSYAKIANLFLKQLKYDRFFLEWDDDRAGSIEALEVFKDRPETEIVLGLLSSKTNTLDDEARVIRLLDEASKIIDKDRLLLSHQCGFASCDGGNELSEAEQWAKIDQGQKLAKQYWGS, encoded by the coding sequence ATGACTGATAAGTTCCAGATCGTAGGAAGTTTGTTGCGGCCCGAAGAGCTGCTGAAATATAAAACGCAAATTGAACATCGCGATGATATCCAGTATCCGTTCTATGAGAATTTTGAAGGCTATGCTGAGTGCGAGACAGAGGCGATCAAACAGGTTGTGAAAAAGGAAATCGAGCATAACCTGTCGATTATTACGGACGGCGAATTCTCCAAATCGATGTGGCATCTGGATTTTGTATGGGGCTTTGGCGGAACCCAGCGTTATATCGCGGACCATGGCTACTTTTTCCGGGATGTGGACGGAACCTCGAAATATGAAACACGCAAAGATATTGGATTGCGCATTACTGGCAAACTGAGCGGAAAGAATCATCACTTCATTAAACTGTTCAAACAGCTCCAAGATACGGCTGGCGATCAGCAAACGAAACTTTGCGTACCATCTCCTTCCCATATCTTCGGTGAACTTTCCTGGTCGGATAACATTGGCGGCACGGATGCTGTTTATCAGAACAAACAGGAGCTCAAAGCGGGCCTTGTAAGCGCGTATAAAGAATTCGTGGAGGAATTCGCTGCGGCAGGCGGCAAAATCCTGCAATTCGATGATTGCTTGTGGGAGCTGTTTGCAGATGACAACCCGAACTCTCCGTTTACGGGGGAGCATATTAATCAAGCGGAAGTACAGGGTCTCGCCACCGAATTTATTGATATTAACAATACCGTGATTGACTTCGGTCATAGCCTTGGCTTGAAAATGTGGACACACAACTGCCGGGGGAACTACGATTCCCGCAACATGGGCGGTGGATCTTATGCGAAAATCGCCAACTTGTTCCTGAAGCAATTGAAATATGATCGCTTCTTCCTGGAGTGGGATGATGATCGTGCGGGTTCGATTGAAGCACTGGAAGTTTTCAAGGACAGACCGGAAACGGAGATTGTTCTGGGCTTGCTGTCTTCCAAAACAAATACGCTGGATGATGAAGCACGCGTCATCCGTCTGCTTGACGAAGCATCCAAAATCATTGATAAGGATCGTCTGCTGCTCTCGCATCAATGCGGCTTTGCGTCCTGCGATGGCGGTAACGAGCTAAGCGAAGCCGAGCAATGGGCGAAGATTGATCAAGGCCAGAAGCTTGCGAAGCAATATTGGGGTAGCTAG